One Luteibacter sp. 9135 DNA segment encodes these proteins:
- a CDS encoding 5'-3' exonuclease, whose product MSSDSLVHLVDGSLYVFRAWHSMPDEFYDHEGESVNAVHGFTRFLCELLERSRAEHIAVAFDASLTTSFRNAIYPAYKANRDLPPPQLVRQFGLCREVSAALGLTVLNDHQYEADDLIGSALWGLRSHGFRGVIVSADKDFGQLLGEHDEQWDFAKNLRWGPTGVFDKLGVHPHQVADYLALCGDAVDNIPGVPGIGAKTAAALLAHFGSLDAILDRVDEVPYLRFRGAAACAVRLREHADQALLCRRLTRIALDIAVAETADALSRRQGEADTLDELCERLRFGPLTRSRLRALI is encoded by the coding sequence GTGAGTTCCGATTCGCTCGTCCACTTGGTCGATGGCAGCCTGTACGTCTTCCGTGCATGGCACTCCATGCCGGATGAGTTCTACGACCACGAGGGCGAATCGGTCAACGCGGTGCACGGCTTCACCCGTTTCCTCTGCGAACTGCTCGAACGCAGCCGCGCGGAGCACATCGCCGTGGCCTTCGATGCGTCGCTGACCACCTCGTTCCGCAACGCGATCTATCCCGCTTACAAGGCCAACCGCGACCTGCCGCCACCGCAGCTGGTGCGCCAGTTCGGGCTGTGCCGCGAGGTCTCCGCCGCGTTGGGCCTCACCGTGCTGAACGACCACCAGTACGAGGCCGACGACCTGATCGGCAGCGCGCTGTGGGGCCTGCGTTCGCACGGTTTTCGCGGCGTCATCGTGTCGGCCGACAAGGACTTCGGACAACTGCTTGGCGAGCACGACGAGCAATGGGACTTCGCCAAGAATCTGCGCTGGGGTCCCACCGGCGTGTTCGACAAGCTGGGCGTGCATCCGCACCAGGTGGCCGATTACCTCGCGCTGTGCGGCGACGCCGTGGACAACATCCCCGGCGTGCCGGGCATCGGCGCGAAAACCGCCGCCGCCCTGCTCGCCCATTTTGGCAGCCTCGACGCCATCCTCGATCGCGTCGACGAGGTGCCCTACCTGCGCTTCCGCGGCGCGGCCGCCTGCGCCGTGCGCCTGCGCGAGCACGCCGACCAGGCCCTTCTGTGCCGCCGGCTGACCCGCATCGCCCTGGATATCGCCGTGGCGGAGACGGCCGATGCGCTGAGCCGGCGCCAGGGCGAGGCCGATACCCTCGACGAGCTCTGCGAGCGCCTGCGCTTCGGGCCGTTGACACGTTCGCGCCTGCGCGCGCTGATCTAG
- a CDS encoding nitroreductase family protein, producing the protein MTDPTLASLNDRRSVPSRQLGEPAPDDATLRRLLEAAIRVPDHGKLEPFRIRVLRGEDKLAFGSKLAKLALDANPDLSDAKQEKERRRYEYAPLVLVVSARIDTESKVPELEQDLTAGCVAYNILLGAQALGFGAQWLSGWAAYDRAVAKLLGMKKNEHIVGFIHVGTPTMDAPERDRPSYDDIVSVWSP; encoded by the coding sequence ATGACCGACCCTACCCTGGCTAGCCTCAACGACCGCCGTTCGGTGCCCTCGCGCCAGCTCGGTGAACCCGCCCCCGACGACGCCACGCTGCGACGCCTCCTCGAGGCCGCCATCCGTGTGCCCGACCACGGCAAGCTCGAGCCCTTCCGCATCCGCGTACTGCGTGGCGAGGACAAGCTCGCCTTCGGCAGCAAGCTGGCGAAGCTGGCCCTGGACGCCAATCCCGACCTTTCCGACGCGAAGCAGGAAAAGGAACGGCGCCGTTATGAATACGCGCCGCTGGTGCTCGTGGTTTCCGCCCGTATCGACACCGAGAGCAAGGTGCCCGAACTGGAGCAGGACCTCACCGCCGGCTGCGTCGCCTATAACATCCTGCTCGGTGCCCAGGCGCTGGGCTTCGGTGCCCAGTGGCTGTCCGGCTGGGCGGCGTACGACCGCGCCGTGGCCAAGCTGCTGGGCATGAAGAAGAACGAGCACATCGTCGGCTTCATCCATGTCGGCACGCCCACGATGGACGCCCCCGAACGCGATCGCCCGTCGTACGACGACATCGTGAGCGTGTGGTCGCCGTGA
- a CDS encoding DUF3106 domain-containing protein, with protein MRRLSFVLALLVVGAAPLAATAQQDPPPPGDTAPLPPPRPWSALSADEKDILAPLARDWDTFPPQRQSRMLEKAQRWRGLPADRRAQIRDRIERWQHMTPEERAEARKNQQKFQDLSPEQRARLHDAFERFNNLSPDQRRALIDKWRNLTPEQRRDAVDRIGPNDIVPPPPPHGGPGGPDGHRPPPPPGN; from the coding sequence ATGCGCCGCCTTTCGTTCGTGCTCGCCCTTCTCGTCGTCGGCGCCGCGCCCCTCGCGGCCACCGCGCAGCAGGACCCTCCACCGCCGGGCGATACGGCGCCGCTGCCCCCGCCGCGGCCGTGGAGCGCCTTGTCCGCGGACGAAAAGGACATCCTCGCCCCGCTGGCCCGCGACTGGGATACCTTCCCGCCGCAGCGCCAGTCGCGGATGCTGGAGAAAGCGCAGCGCTGGCGCGGCCTGCCTGCCGACCGTCGTGCGCAGATCCGCGATCGCATCGAGCGCTGGCAGCACATGACGCCCGAGGAGCGCGCCGAGGCACGCAAGAACCAGCAGAAATTCCAGGACCTGTCACCGGAGCAGCGCGCGCGCCTGCACGACGCCTTCGAGCGGTTCAACAACCTGTCCCCCGACCAGCGCCGCGCGCTGATCGACAAGTGGCGCAACCTCACGCCCGAGCAGCGCCGCGACGCGGTGGACAGGATCGGACCGAACGACATCGTGCCGCCGCCCCCGCCCCACGGTGGCCCGGGTGGCCCGGACGGCCATCGCCCGCCCCCGCCGCCGGGTAACTGA
- a CDS encoding RNA polymerase sigma factor, whose protein sequence is MDAFLAGIERRAWRMAEIHLGNRDDAMDAVQDAMLSLVRHYSAKPAGEWTPLFWGILRRRIVDLQRRRKVRSIVVGWIGGGRDDDGDELPQWEPADDAPDPSARLQDTQAYGDIVTAVRGLPRRQREAFTLRILEGLDVAETAAAMGCSDGSVKTHLSRAMHALRDQLEAWR, encoded by the coding sequence ATGGACGCGTTCCTCGCCGGTATCGAACGTCGTGCCTGGCGCATGGCGGAGATTCACCTGGGTAACCGCGACGATGCCATGGACGCGGTACAGGACGCCATGCTCAGCCTGGTCCGCCATTATTCGGCCAAACCCGCGGGCGAGTGGACACCCCTCTTCTGGGGCATCCTGCGCCGCCGGATCGTCGACCTGCAGCGCCGCCGAAAGGTGCGCTCGATCGTCGTCGGCTGGATCGGTGGCGGTCGGGACGACGACGGCGACGAACTGCCCCAGTGGGAACCGGCGGACGATGCACCGGATCCCTCGGCCCGACTGCAGGATACGCAGGCCTATGGCGACATCGTGACCGCCGTGCGCGGGCTGCCGCGCCGCCAGCGTGAAGCGTTCACGCTGCGCATCCTGGAAGGCCTGGACGTGGCCGAGACGGCCGCGGCGATGGGCTGCTCGGACGGCAGCGTGAAAACCCACCTTTCGCGCGCGATGCATGCGCTGCGCGACCAACTGGAGGCATGGCGATGA
- the sufT gene encoding putative Fe-S cluster assembly protein SufT, whose amino-acid sequence MSGFSLSSEPFTLERDCQAVMVPQGETVTLPAGQIGYITQALGGSFTVYVEGNLFRIAGGDADALGKEPPRPIELEDGATDEDVEKLVWQQLRTCFDPEIPINVVELGLVYDVSLESGDEGVRRAYVKMTLTAPGCGMGDILVDDVRTKLELIPTIAEADVDLVFDPPWNHSMMSDAAKLETGML is encoded by the coding sequence ATGAGCGGCTTCAGCCTCAGCAGCGAACCCTTCACCCTCGAGCGCGACTGCCAGGCGGTCATGGTGCCACAGGGCGAGACGGTGACGCTCCCCGCCGGGCAGATCGGCTACATCACCCAGGCCCTGGGCGGCAGCTTCACCGTTTATGTCGAAGGCAACCTGTTCCGCATCGCGGGCGGCGACGCTGACGCGCTCGGCAAGGAACCGCCGCGCCCGATTGAACTGGAGGACGGCGCCACCGACGAGGACGTGGAAAAGCTGGTGTGGCAGCAGCTGCGCACGTGTTTCGATCCGGAAATCCCCATCAACGTGGTCGAACTCGGGCTGGTGTACGACGTCAGCCTCGAATCGGGCGACGAGGGCGTCCGGCGCGCGTACGTGAAGATGACGCTGACCGCTCCCGGTTGCGGCATGGGCGACATCCTGGTCGACGACGTACGGACCAAGCTGGAATTGATTCCCACGATCGCCGAGGCCGACGTGGATCTGGTGTTCGATCCACCCTGGAACCACTCGATGATGTCGGATGCGGCGAAGCTAGAAACCGGCATGCTCTGA
- a CDS encoding M4 family metallopeptidase yields the protein MASHVRLTLLVASLGIAATSVASAATEQALRAQSLGAVPANQLAARLGLSADNGFVAKASLPTAKGTQTVRMQQTFKGVPVYGRSIAVEQDGQGNALVANGEVTSDLQVDIASVAPRIDGTRAVALLSKQAPSLAGVASVQPENAKADLYIYPGDGAPARLVYLTSFFSGGEHPTRPTALIDANTGEIIQQWEGLAYAEIDATGPGGNQKTGQYTWGAGGKPALRVTQSGTTCTAQNAYVKSYNMKKATSGSGTLWSFTCSAGSSGDAVNGAYGPINDAHHFGGVVHDMYTSYTGAAPLNQVLIMKVHYGNAYENAFWDGSSMTFGDGASTFYPLVALDVTSHEISHGYTEQHSNLAYSGQSGGMNEAYSDIAGEAAEFYDRGTNDFLVGADIVKTSAGIGNALRYMCTPSQDGGSIDNASQYTSGLDVHYSSGVYNKAFCLLAKTSGWGTVKAFKVFARANALYWTASSTFNSGACGVASAATDLGYTAADVATAFNGVGVTCSTGGGGNTGGTALQNGVAKTGLAGSAGTELSYTVVVAAGASNLNIVTSGGSGDADLYVKFGSAPTTSSYNCRPYVSGNNETCTFAAPQAGTYYVKVRGYSTFSGISLKATWTP from the coding sequence ATGGCAAGTCATGTTCGCTTGACACTCCTGGTGGCATCCCTCGGGATCGCCGCTACTTCGGTCGCATCGGCCGCTACGGAACAGGCGCTTCGCGCCCAGAGCCTGGGTGCGGTGCCGGCCAACCAGCTGGCCGCCCGGCTCGGCTTGTCTGCCGACAACGGGTTCGTCGCCAAGGCGTCACTGCCGACGGCGAAGGGCACGCAGACCGTCCGCATGCAGCAGACCTTCAAGGGCGTGCCGGTCTATGGCCGCAGCATCGCGGTGGAGCAGGACGGGCAGGGCAACGCCCTGGTCGCCAACGGCGAGGTCACGTCCGACCTGCAGGTCGACATCGCGTCGGTCGCGCCCCGCATCGACGGCACGCGTGCCGTCGCGCTGCTCAGCAAGCAGGCCCCGTCGTTGGCCGGCGTAGCCAGTGTCCAGCCGGAAAACGCCAAGGCCGACCTGTACATCTATCCGGGTGACGGCGCGCCTGCCCGGCTGGTCTACCTCACCTCGTTCTTCTCCGGTGGCGAGCATCCCACCCGTCCCACCGCGCTGATCGATGCCAACACCGGCGAGATCATCCAGCAGTGGGAAGGCCTTGCCTACGCCGAGATCGATGCCACAGGCCCGGGCGGCAACCAGAAGACCGGCCAGTACACCTGGGGCGCCGGTGGCAAGCCGGCCCTGCGCGTGACCCAGTCGGGAACGACCTGTACGGCGCAGAACGCCTACGTGAAGTCGTACAACATGAAGAAGGCGACCTCCGGCAGCGGCACGCTGTGGAGCTTCACCTGCAGCGCGGGTTCCAGCGGTGACGCGGTCAACGGTGCCTATGGCCCGATCAACGACGCCCACCATTTCGGTGGCGTGGTGCACGACATGTACACCTCATACACCGGCGCGGCGCCGCTGAACCAGGTGCTGATCATGAAGGTGCACTACGGCAACGCGTACGAGAACGCGTTCTGGGACGGCAGCTCGATGACCTTCGGCGACGGCGCCAGCACGTTCTATCCGCTGGTGGCCCTGGACGTGACCTCGCACGAAATCAGTCACGGCTACACCGAGCAGCACTCCAACCTCGCGTACAGCGGCCAGTCGGGCGGCATGAACGAGGCGTACTCGGACATCGCCGGTGAAGCGGCGGAGTTCTACGACCGCGGCACGAACGACTTCCTGGTCGGTGCCGACATCGTCAAGACCAGCGCGGGTATCGGCAATGCGCTGCGTTACATGTGCACACCGTCGCAGGACGGCGGGTCCATCGACAATGCGTCCCAATACACCAGCGGCCTCGACGTGCATTACTCCTCGGGCGTGTACAACAAGGCGTTCTGCCTGCTGGCCAAGACCAGCGGCTGGGGCACGGTCAAGGCGTTCAAGGTGTTCGCTCGCGCCAACGCCCTGTACTGGACGGCCAGCTCCACGTTCAACAGCGGCGCCTGCGGTGTCGCCAGCGCGGCGACCGACCTGGGCTACACCGCAGCCGATGTCGCCACGGCCTTCAACGGCGTGGGCGTCACCTGCTCGACGGGCGGCGGTGGCAACACCGGTGGCACCGCCCTGCAGAACGGCGTGGCCAAGACCGGCCTGGCCGGTAGCGCGGGCACGGAACTGAGCTACACGGTGGTGGTGGCCGCGGGTGCGTCCAACCTCAACATCGTGACCAGCGGCGGCTCCGGCGATGCGGACCTGTATGTGAAATTCGGTTCCGCGCCGACCACGTCCAGCTACAACTGCCGTCCGTACGTGTCGGGCAACAACGAGACCTGCACCTTCGCCGCGCCCCAGGCGGGCACGTACTACGTGAAGGTTCGCGGTTACTCGACGTTCTCCGGCATTTCGCTGAAGGCGACGTGGACGCCGTAA
- a CDS encoding S8 family peptidase produces the protein MRSPHRSSLVFLAVAIYPLASLAVDTTPARFIVHFDSQRSAATAVRSTSPSPSRVVAARAGGVRHVRSLASGGDVFEVSDGDAARLAALPGVVDVEEDRIVTPARGLTSLWHRQWYMHDPRVGIDAEVAWRYTRGAGAVVAVLDTGVTAHPQLDGQLLPGYDFVSDATAARDGDGRDADPTDEGDWHEAGECKSEKPSASSWHGTHVSGLIVARSPDGRGVLGVAPEAKVVPVRVMAKCGGRLSDVVDAIAWASGGELAGVPSIDRRVDVINLSLRTPGACGRTLAEAIAAARSRGTAVVAAAGNDGIRASAVSPSNCAGVVSVGALARDGSMARYSNHGDGVTLSAPGGTLGAFGVDDILSTVDAGKQGRERPMLAYYAGTSMAAPQVSALVALMRSADPSIAVDTITRQLVDNARPLPGPCPKGCGAGLMDAGATVDAVVEDRAGG, from the coding sequence ATGCGCTCTCCCCACCGTTCATCCCTAGTCTTCCTCGCCGTGGCCATCTATCCGCTTGCGTCCCTTGCCGTGGACACGACGCCAGCGCGGTTCATCGTGCACTTCGACAGTCAGCGTTCGGCGGCCACCGCGGTGCGAAGTACATCGCCATCGCCGTCCCGTGTCGTCGCAGCGCGTGCCGGCGGCGTCCGCCATGTGCGGTCGTTGGCCTCTGGAGGCGACGTCTTCGAGGTGAGCGATGGCGATGCGGCGCGCCTGGCTGCGCTGCCGGGCGTGGTCGATGTCGAGGAGGATCGGATCGTGACGCCTGCGCGCGGGCTGACCTCGCTGTGGCACCGGCAGTGGTACATGCACGATCCGCGCGTCGGCATCGACGCGGAGGTGGCGTGGCGCTACACCCGCGGCGCGGGTGCCGTGGTGGCCGTGCTCGATACCGGCGTCACGGCGCATCCGCAACTGGACGGCCAGCTGCTGCCCGGCTACGACTTCGTCAGCGACGCGACCGCGGCGCGTGACGGCGACGGGCGCGATGCCGATCCTACCGATGAAGGCGACTGGCACGAGGCCGGTGAGTGCAAGTCCGAAAAGCCGTCGGCTTCGTCGTGGCACGGTACACATGTCAGCGGCCTGATAGTGGCGCGCTCGCCGGATGGTCGCGGCGTGCTCGGCGTGGCACCGGAGGCGAAGGTGGTGCCCGTGCGTGTGATGGCGAAATGCGGAGGCCGGCTTTCCGATGTGGTGGACGCCATCGCGTGGGCCAGTGGTGGCGAACTGGCGGGTGTTCCATCGATCGACCGACGAGTCGACGTGATCAACCTGAGCCTGCGCACGCCCGGAGCATGTGGGCGCACGCTGGCGGAGGCGATCGCGGCGGCGCGCTCGCGTGGTACGGCAGTGGTCGCGGCAGCGGGCAACGACGGCATTCGTGCGTCGGCGGTGTCGCCTTCCAATTGCGCCGGCGTAGTCAGCGTGGGTGCGTTGGCGCGTGACGGCTCGATGGCCCGTTATTCCAACCACGGCGACGGCGTCACGCTGTCCGCGCCGGGTGGCACGCTGGGAGCCTTCGGTGTCGACGATATCCTCTCCACCGTCGATGCCGGCAAGCAGGGTCGCGAGCGGCCGATGCTGGCCTACTACGCCGGCACCTCGATGGCGGCGCCGCAGGTATCCGCCCTGGTCGCACTGATGCGTTCGGCAGACCCCTCCATCGCGGTGGATACCATTACCCGCCAGCTGGTGGATAACGCACGACCGCTGCCGGGCCCGTGCCCGAAGGGCTGTGGCGCAGGTCTCATGGATGCGGGGGCGACGGTGGATGCCGTCGTCGAGGATCGCGCCGGTGGTTGA
- a CDS encoding asparaginase domain-containing protein, translating to MQQLTIVTTGGTIDKVYFDDKSDYQIGSPQIGDILHQLGVAFRFEVIPILRKDSLHVTDEDRALMRSTIEAQPHRHVLVTHGTDTMVETAHVLAGIPGKVIVLTGALNPARFQGSDAVFNIGCAVGAVQSLADGVYIAMNGRVWDPKTVRKNRDANRFEAV from the coding sequence ATGCAGCAACTCACCATCGTCACCACCGGCGGCACGATCGACAAGGTCTACTTCGACGACAAGTCGGATTACCAGATCGGCTCCCCGCAGATCGGCGACATCCTGCACCAGCTCGGCGTCGCCTTCCGTTTCGAGGTGATTCCGATCCTGCGCAAGGACAGCCTGCACGTGACCGACGAAGACCGCGCCCTCATGCGCAGTACCATAGAGGCCCAGCCCCATCGCCACGTGCTGGTGACCCACGGCACCGACACCATGGTGGAAACCGCGCACGTGCTGGCCGGCATCCCGGGCAAGGTCATCGTGCTGACCGGCGCCCTGAACCCCGCGCGGTTCCAGGGTTCGGACGCCGTCTTCAACATCGGCTGCGCGGTGGGTGCGGTGCAGTCGCTGGCCGATGGCGTGTACATCGCCATGAACGGCCGCGTGTGGGATCCGAAGACCGTCCGCAAGAATCGCGACGCCAACCGCTTCGAAGCGGTGTGA
- a CDS encoding acyl-CoA dehydrogenase family protein encodes MAFVQDAPRLAQPYRHDRVLRAWLAQRLPPDRVAALHGDLDALGDYAVMAWERRQRAPRTEPVLTAWDAWGNRVDRIALTPAWEEGPTMTTRHAVLAAGHEPSPWARVEAFARVYLYHIASEFYCCPLAMTDGAATAIRASGNAALAARALPHFLSRDPSTFWLSGQWMTETPGGSDVGRSETTARQDTDGQWRLYGRKWFSSAVVGEAALALARPEGAGAGTAALGLFYVETRDEYGAWRGITIDRLKKKLGTHELPTAEIHLDGLPALPVGPVDHGVRQIAPMLNVTRTWNAVCAVASMARAVALARDYATRRQAFGRRLIDHPLHARTLADMQAEYEATFALTFHVAELLGHVEHGEAGPADVALLRLLTPLAKLWTAKVAIRVVSEALECFGGAGYIEDTGLPQLLRDAQVYAIWEGTTNVLSLDMLRALGGAGIAPLRTTVAGLVPEGDATRRAIDRSLDATETLLADVASDRSSLEASARGIAFTLARCMAAALLARSAAGAADGDTRPAAACRRFVARGLDRLSLPGNDDDMLLATAPVHP; translated from the coding sequence ATGGCATTCGTGCAGGACGCCCCCCGGCTGGCCCAGCCCTATCGCCACGATCGCGTACTTCGCGCCTGGCTGGCCCAACGGCTGCCGCCGGACCGCGTCGCCGCGCTGCATGGCGATCTGGATGCCCTCGGTGATTACGCAGTCATGGCGTGGGAAAGACGGCAGCGCGCACCGCGTACGGAGCCGGTGCTCACCGCGTGGGACGCCTGGGGCAACCGTGTCGACCGCATCGCGCTGACGCCGGCCTGGGAGGAAGGCCCCACGATGACCACGCGGCATGCGGTGCTCGCGGCCGGCCATGAGCCCTCGCCCTGGGCGCGCGTGGAAGCGTTCGCCCGCGTCTACCTCTACCACATCGCCAGCGAGTTCTATTGCTGCCCGCTGGCAATGACCGACGGCGCTGCGACGGCGATCCGCGCCTCCGGCAACGCCGCGCTGGCGGCACGCGCCCTGCCGCATTTCCTCAGCCGCGACCCGTCCACCTTCTGGCTGTCCGGCCAGTGGATGACCGAAACACCGGGCGGCTCGGACGTAGGCCGTTCGGAGACCACCGCGCGGCAGGACACGGACGGCCAGTGGCGGCTCTACGGCCGCAAGTGGTTCAGTTCGGCGGTGGTGGGCGAGGCGGCGCTGGCCCTGGCGCGCCCGGAAGGCGCCGGCGCGGGAACGGCGGCGCTCGGGTTGTTCTACGTCGAGACCCGCGACGAGTACGGCGCATGGCGCGGGATCACCATCGACCGGCTGAAGAAGAAACTGGGCACGCATGAGTTGCCGACCGCCGAGATCCACCTCGACGGCCTTCCCGCCCTTCCCGTGGGACCGGTCGATCATGGCGTACGCCAGATTGCGCCGATGCTAAACGTCACGCGTACCTGGAACGCGGTGTGCGCCGTGGCCAGCATGGCGCGTGCGGTGGCGCTCGCCCGCGATTACGCAACCCGACGCCAGGCGTTCGGCCGGCGCCTCATCGATCACCCGCTGCACGCGCGCACGCTGGCCGACATGCAGGCCGAATACGAGGCCACTTTCGCGCTCACCTTCCACGTGGCCGAACTCCTGGGTCACGTCGAGCACGGCGAAGCCGGACCAGCGGACGTCGCCCTGCTGCGACTGCTCACACCACTGGCCAAGCTATGGACGGCCAAGGTGGCGATCCGCGTGGTGTCCGAAGCCCTGGAGTGTTTCGGCGGCGCGGGCTACATCGAGGACACCGGCCTGCCGCAGCTACTGCGCGATGCGCAGGTCTATGCCATCTGGGAAGGCACCACCAACGTGCTTTCGCTCGACATGCTGCGTGCGCTCGGCGGGGCCGGCATCGCCCCGCTGCGCACCACCGTGGCCGGGCTGGTGCCCGAAGGCGACGCCACGCGCCGGGCCATCGACCGCAGCCTGGACGCGACCGAGACCCTGCTCGCGGATGTCGCCTCCGACCGTTCCTCGCTGGAAGCCTCCGCCCGCGGTATCGCGTTCACGCTGGCACGCTGCATGGCCGCCGCCCTCTTGGCACGGTCGGCAGCAGGCGCCGCCGACGGCGATACGCGCCCCGCGGCGGCCTGCCGGCGGTTCGTCGCGCGCGGCCTGGACCGGTTGTCGCTGCCCGGGAACGATGACGACATGCTGTTGGCCACGGCGCCGGTCCATCCCTGA
- a CDS encoding DUF2069 domain-containing protein, producing the protein MTKHAAGWPTALSGSQKTGLAAWAALLAIQVLWYTLYPPVSIPTWVAFALTVPPLLLPLLSLPRVTRALLWVGILALFYFCHGVAEAWSSTGDRWLAAVEIVVTLLLIGTLGVGVRRRG; encoded by the coding sequence ATGACAAAGCACGCCGCCGGGTGGCCCACGGCACTGAGCGGCAGCCAGAAGACCGGACTGGCGGCCTGGGCGGCACTGCTGGCCATCCAGGTGCTCTGGTACACGCTGTATCCCCCGGTATCGATTCCCACCTGGGTGGCGTTTGCCCTCACGGTGCCACCGCTGCTGCTGCCGCTGCTCTCATTGCCCAGGGTCACCCGCGCCCTGCTGTGGGTCGGCATCCTGGCCCTGTTCTATTTCTGCCACGGCGTGGCGGAGGCCTGGAGTTCCACGGGCGACCGCTGGCTGGCCGCCGTGGAGATCGTCGTCACCCTGCTGCTGATCGGCACGCTCGGCGTGGGCGTGCGTCGGCGGGGCTGA
- the wrbA gene encoding NAD(P)H:quinone oxidoreductase: MSHDVLVLYYSRSGHTAQLARLVARGIEEVPGMRARLRQVPPVAPVTETAMPPEPDEGAPYVTRADLVECVALAMGSPTRFGNMAAPLKHFLDTTGAEWASGALAGKPAAVFTASSTMHGGQESTLLTMMVPLLHHGMLMVGIPYTEPALTSTTTGGTPYGASHVAGPRGENAISEHERDLSRALGKRLADIARRLGTPA, encoded by the coding sequence ATGTCCCACGACGTCCTCGTACTCTACTACAGCCGTAGCGGGCACACGGCCCAGCTCGCCCGACTCGTCGCCCGCGGCATCGAGGAAGTGCCCGGCATGCGTGCGCGCCTGCGCCAGGTGCCACCGGTCGCGCCGGTGACCGAAACGGCGATGCCGCCCGAGCCGGACGAGGGCGCCCCCTACGTCACCCGCGCCGACCTGGTCGAGTGCGTGGCCCTGGCGATGGGCAGCCCTACCCGCTTCGGCAACATGGCTGCGCCGTTGAAACACTTCCTCGACACCACGGGCGCGGAGTGGGCCTCCGGTGCCTTGGCGGGCAAGCCCGCCGCCGTCTTCACCGCGTCCAGCACGATGCACGGCGGGCAGGAATCCACGCTGCTCACGATGATGGTGCCCCTGCTCCACCACGGCATGCTGATGGTCGGCATTCCCTATACCGAGCCGGCCCTCACCAGCACCACCACCGGTGGCACCCCGTACGGCGCCAGCCATGTCGCCGGCCCTCGCGGCGAGAACGCGATCAGCGAGCACGAGCGCGACCTGTCCCGCGCCCTGGGCAAGCGGCTGGCCGACATCGCCCGCCGGCTCGGCACGCCCGCATGA